A window of Argopecten irradians isolate NY chromosome 14, Ai_NY, whole genome shotgun sequence contains these coding sequences:
- the LOC138307955 gene encoding uncharacterized protein yields the protein MCIPKRADHLIYRHIEGKELIVAFDNAKKDEVQLWKWQLGKTACENLNNPENKDRCRYGSQDIHLNMSAFQIFTYKDTKVFRKQLTKSMVLGAASKKQVDKLKERLLKNMECGVKKKKCRKAGMSPELCQNETCTHRVVMVMRAFLRKDIRLFPVNFDCAKCNRAKNHENT from the exons ATGTGTATCCCTAAAAGGGCCGACCATCTGATATACAGACACATAGAAGGAAAGGAGCTAATCGTGGCATTTGACAACGCCAAGAAAGACGAAGTGCAACTGTGGAAATGGCAGCTTGGAAAAACTG CATGTGAGAACTTGAATAACCCTGAAAACAAAGACCGCTGTAGATATGGATCCCAAGACATCCATCTCAACATGTCCGCCTTCCAGATCTTCACATACAAAGACACCAAAGTGTTCAGAAAACAACTCACGAAAAGCATGGTTCTCGGAGCAGCCTCTAAAA AACAAGTCGACAAGTTAAAAGAAAGACTACTGAAGAACATGGAATGTGgagtaaagaaaaagaaatgccGGAAGGCCGGAATGAGTCCGGAACTATGCCAGAACGAAACATGCACGCATCGTGTTGTCATGGTAATGCGTGCGTTCTTAAGGAAAGACATTAGGCTATTCCCGGTTAATTTCGACTGCGCAAAGTGTAACAGAGCAAAGAACCATGAAAATACCTGA